From Tissierellales bacterium, one genomic window encodes:
- a CDS encoding YegS/Rv2252/BmrU family lipid kinase, which translates to MKKIKIICNPSSGRQLIQRKVEHISKMLLDSGYTINKFETRRKNDAMKETIKACKEDWDGIIACGGDGTVNEIAKGIVKGGRKIPVALLAAGTVNDFANYMDLPTNSREFFDMIRKGKTMDVDLGKVNDEYFINVAASGLLTNVGYQVQPEVKAILGRMAYYLEGLKEIPKQKFEPIRVKFESEEYTMEEDILLFLVSNSSSIGGFKNLAPKANVFDGYLDTIIIKKSEIQDLVAIFINIFKGEHIKHPNVEYFKTKKMSVYTEEKVPIDIDGEYGGNLPATFEVMPNSFQIFVK; encoded by the coding sequence ATGAAAAAAATTAAGATAATTTGTAATCCATCGTCCGGTAGGCAGTTAATTCAAAGAAAAGTAGAGCATATTTCTAAGATGCTATTAGACTCTGGATATACTATAAATAAGTTTGAAACTAGAAGAAAAAATGATGCTATGAAAGAAACTATTAAGGCTTGCAAAGAGGATTGGGATGGCATAATAGCTTGTGGTGGGGATGGTACAGTTAACGAAATAGCTAAAGGAATAGTAAAAGGTGGACGAAAGATTCCAGTAGCTTTGTTGGCTGCAGGAACTGTAAATGATTTTGCTAATTACATGGATCTACCTACAAATAGTAGAGAATTTTTTGATATGATTCGAAAAGGTAAAACTATGGATGTAGATTTAGGAAAGGTAAATGATGAATATTTTATAAATGTAGCAGCTAGTGGGCTTTTAACTAATGTAGGCTATCAAGTACAGCCTGAAGTTAAGGCTATATTAGGGAGAATGGCGTATTATTTAGAAGGACTTAAAGAAATTCCAAAGCAAAAATTTGAACCAATAAGAGTGAAGTTTGAAAGTGAAGAGTATACAATGGAAGAAGATATATTATTGTTTTTAGTATCTAACAGTTCTTCTATAGGGGGATTTAAAAATCTTGCCCCTAAGGCTAATGTATTTGATGGGTATTTAGACACTATAATAATAAAAAAATCTGAAATACAGGATTTAGTTGCTATATTTATCAATATATTTAAAGGAGAGCATATAAAACATCCTAACGTGGAATATTTTAAAACTAAAAAAATGTCCGTATATACAGAAGAAAAGGTTCCTATAGATATTGATGGAGAATATGGTGGAAATTTACCAGCAACTTTTGAAGTTATGCCAAATAGTTTTCAGATTTTTGTAAAGTAA
- a CDS encoding glycerophosphodiester phosphodiesterase: MNKPLIIAHRGASFYAPENTLISYKKAVEMEADAIEIDVHRSKDGHLVVCHDEKVDRTTNGIGYIRDLNLEEIKKLDAGSWFDEKYTNMKIPLLEEVLQFVKEQSILLNIELKNGPIFYDNIEEDLIRIIKIYKLEEKVLISSFNHYSLLKMKMLAPDIKTGILYIGGMVSPWEYAKKLHADAIHPLFYTINEEIVTESIENGISVNPFTVNGEKELMLVYKFGVSGIITDRPDVAKNIINSVN; this comes from the coding sequence ATGAATAAACCGTTAATTATTGCTCATAGAGGAGCTTCATTTTATGCACCTGAAAATACGTTAATATCATATAAAAAGGCTGTAGAAATGGAAGCTGATGCTATAGAGATAGATGTTCATAGAAGTAAGGACGGACATTTAGTAGTTTGTCATGATGAGAAAGTAGATAGAACTACAAATGGAATAGGATATATTAGGGACTTAAACTTGGAAGAGATAAAAAAATTAGATGCTGGAAGCTGGTTTGATGAAAAATATACTAATATGAAAATACCTTTACTTGAAGAAGTTCTTCAGTTTGTAAAAGAACAAAGTATATTATTGAACATAGAGCTAAAGAATGGTCCTATATTTTATGATAACATTGAAGAGGATTTAATAAGAATTATAAAAATTTATAAATTAGAAGAAAAGGTGTTAATTTCTTCTTTTAACCATTATAGTTTGCTTAAAATGAAGATGTTGGCACCTGATATAAAAACAGGTATACTCTATATAGGGGGAATGGTTTCTCCTTGGGAGTATGCAAAAAAGCTACATGCTGATGCAATACATCCTTTATTTTATACAATAAACGAAGAAATAGTAACAGAGTCAATAGAAAATGGGATTTCAGTTAATCCTTTTACTGTAAATGGGGAAAAAGAATTAATGCTAGTGTACAAATTTGGTGTTAGCGGTATTATAACGGATCGTCCTGATGTCGCTAAAAATATTATAAACTCTGTTAATTAA